A window of Bacillus toyonensis BCT-7112 genomic DNA:
TCGTACATGAATTTTCCGAGATGCAATATCCAAATAAATGAGATTAAGCCAATTAATACAAAATCGATATTACTAGCCGCTGTATATATAACGGCAGCCCACCATACATATGCTAATATTGTATTCGTAAATTCATACGCTTTATATCCAGCCTCATGCACAATGTGTTTTAATCCTTCATCTGCGTTTTTCGTCCACATTTTCATAGATTCCATATATGTTACACCTTGTTCAGGATATAGCTTATTATAACGATTTTTTGTTATGAGCCCGATAATCACTACAGTAGTTAAACAGACAATAGAAGCTACTAAATTCCACACCGCAAATGAAACATTTGTATCCTGCACCAGTGCACGTCTACATGTAATAACTGCATATACAAACCATGCCTGCGTAACTATATCACCTACACGTAAATATATACTTATAATGCCTAATTTTCTGCCTTGTACGCTCTCTTCTTCATCGCGTGCTTCCGCTAACATACGTGTATTCTTCCAAGTGTAGTACATCATTAAAATTCCAAAAATAGTACATACACCTATAAATAGATTAGATGATAATTTTCTCGGTTCATCCGAGAGTAAATCTAAAGCTATATAAGATGTTAAAAAACCACCCATCATACTTAATGCTATTTTCCCCACAAAATCAAATTGTTTTTTTCGTTTACTCTTCATCGTCCTCTTCCCCCTCCACTAACGTGAATATTTCCTCCACCGGTACATTGAAAATTTTTGCGATTTTTAACGACAATACAATAGATGGTGCATAATCCCCACGCTCAATTAAACTAATCGTTTGCCGTGATGAGCCAATCGCTTTCCCTAAATCCCCTTGTGATAAACGATGCTTTGCTCGCAATTCCCTCACTCGATTTTGAAGCTTCATATCTTCCCTCTTTTTCATTTATTTAATTAAAATTGTAAATAATATCCTTATTTTTGTCAATTATAATTGTCATTACGACTATAATAATTGACAAAAATAAGGATGTATTATGATGAAAATAACCTATATAATGAATGTGAAATATTAAACAAAGGAAGTGACATATGAATAAAACATCTACTTTTTCCTATATTCTTACTAAGCTTACAGCGACTTTCCTATTATTATTATTTATTAGCACGCTTCTCTTAACAACTAGTCAACAAACATTATATAGTTTCTTAGCTGGATTACGAGAACTGCTATATGTTCCCTTCGTTCCTATTCTTGCTGCATATGCATTTTTTTGTTCTATTTGCATCGATAAATTGAAATTAAAAACACATACAAGACTGAAGACATTATTACTTTATATTTTTTGCGGCTATTTATTTTTTCTTCCCTTCCTAACATTTAAAGAAGCTAGTCTAATACAGTTCTTGTTCCTCGGATCAATTGGTGCATTATGTTCTCTTTCTTTCTATTTATGTACAGTTATAGCAACAAAATTTAAGTGGCTACAATATTTCGTACCAAGCATTGTGTTTATTATATTTATCACAATTAACTTAGTAGATTTAGAAAGGTTTGGAACATCAAAAGAACAATGGGTCGAAACAAAAACAGATAACTCTTTCGAAGCATCTTTTCAACATTTTAGTGGTAAACATAAAGTCCCAATTGAACTAAAACGAGGGGACATATTAGAATTCACCATTGAATCACGAGCTGAAAATTCGAATGGCTACATGGGGGACATAAAAATGGCTAGTGAATTTCAAGAGGAAGAAAATTATTTAGCTCCAGCTGGACCTAATACATACCAGTTCGCGGCAATTAAGACAGGAACTTATTACATTATAGTTAGCGGAAATCAGCTAAAAGGAAAGTTAAAAATAGATTGGAACATAAAATGAAACTTTAATCAGTGGGGGTTTTGTTCATCCCCCACTGATTATCAACCCTCACCAATCGGACTTTTACGGGCAGCCCGACAAATAGCGGGATAAAATAAAAAAGGCAGTGCTTTTGCACCTCCTTCCTAAATTTTGACATAGAATGGATTCCATATTAACTTGCGTTTTGTAACAATACTCGTTTTAACTGTTTACGGAAACGAATGCCTAGCGTAATTGCTACGATTACGATAACTCCAAAAATGATTTTACCAATATGACCTTCTAACACCCCAAAAATATCATGTAAGTTTCCACCTAACCAATAACCACCGATTAAGAAGAATGACACCCAAAACAGAGCACCTGAATAAATTGTAATCGCAAAACGACGGAATGGTAGATTAATAATTCCTGCAAAGTATCCTGTAAAATGGCGTACACCAGGAATAAAGAAACCGATAAAGATCAGGAAGTACCCATACTTATCAAACCACATTCTTGTTAAGTCGATTTTTCTTTGTGTTAAAAATACGTATTTCCCATATTTTTGAACGAAAGGCATACCTAATTTATTTCCTAAAAAGTATTGAATCGTCATTCCTACACTTGTCCCAATAAAGGATAAGATAATTAAAATTGGTAAACTTAAATCACCCTTCTGTGCTAAAAATCCCGCATATGCTAATGTTGGCTCTCCCGGAAACGGAAGCGCAATATATTCTAACAGCAACCCGACAAGTACAACATAATACCCGTATTGCTGAAATAATTCATGAACCCATTCCATGTCATCTCTCCTTTCAGTCACGTACAACTTCTTACTATTATTGTATAAAAAAAATGTCGAAATAACTATCACAATAGCTTACATTTTTATTACATTTTTGTAAGGCTCACACTAAATTTTTTTGTTCTCTATTTACTTATATCTATTAGCATTTAAAAACAAGCTAACAACTATATATCACGCGAATGAAATCCATTAATATACATTTTTTATCCAATTTTTAACACTAAAAAACTATCTTATTTTGTTCTCTATAAAAAACCACCACAAACTCATACGAACTTCATATTAGCTTCATATACGTATTGTAAGATTATATCGGAATTTGTTGAAAAATTTAGCTAATATATGACTAAACATTAAATTGAATAAATATAAGTCGCTTTTCGAAATTGAAAAAAGGGTGAATAAGAAATGGAAGCTTATAAAATGCACGATTTTATTAATACGAATGTTGAATCTCATCAAAATGAAACCGTTTTTAATTTACAAATATGTGAAACAAATGAATTTGACGTAAGTTTAACAAAATCTACTACGCTGTCTTTTATCGTTTCAAAAAAGAACATTAAGATTGTCACTAGAAAATGGGTGAATTCAAATCCAGAAAGCATGATTGGCAAAAGCTACATCATTCCAACGAAAGCTTTTCACTATTTCTTACCAATTATTTCTGAAACTGAAGATGAACTAAATATTCAAGTTCAAAGTTTTGGACTACATGGTGAGCTTTTATTAAACGAAAGATTACTTATTGATAAAAACAACAAATGCAATCCAAAGATTACTACCTTCTTTGAAACATTAGATGAAAATGTTAATCAAGCATTACGAGGATTACAAATTCATTGTATGTAAGACTACTACAAGAAGTAAAAGGAGAATATAATGAAAAAATTATTATTAAGTGCGCTATTATCATTAGGATTTTTAACTCTTCCATTCACTACTGCAGAAGCAGCTACAACGAAAGATCAGCTTATCGTAAACACACAACTAAATAAAATGGATTATTATCAAAATGGAAAATTCATAAAAAGTTTCACTGTCGCTACTGGAAAAGCAGCAACACCTACACCTAAGGGTACTTTTCAAATTGTAAATAAAATTAAAAACCGTCCTTACTATACAGGAAAAATTAAAGGCGGCGATCCACGTAATCCACTTGGGGACCGCTGGCTCGGATTAAATATGGCAGGTACTTACGGAACAACGTATGCGATTCATGGAACTAACAATAATCAAGCAATCGGGAAAGCAACAACACTTGGTTGTATTCGTATGTTTAACAATGATATTCACTGGTTATTTGAGCGCATTCAGCAGCAAGCTACTGTCACTGTAAATTAACCTAAGAACAAGATTTACGTGTAGCCAAGAATTTTATGTCTTGGCTTATTTTATTTATTCATTTACAGTAGCAAAACAACTGTATTTACATATATAATAAAAATAGATTGCGTTCAACATCATCGTAACATTGATAAACATGGATATTAAAATTATACAGTTATAATATTTTATAAATTTTACAATACATACTATAATAGAACTACTGTAATTCTGAAATATTCAGTGACACTAAACAATCCCCCTTGCTACTTTCATTACTATTTTATAGCGGGGGCTTATTATATGTATAAACAATCTGAGTCATCCGAAAAATGATGAATTCGAATATTGCAGTAAAAAGCGTTATTTAGGAGGTGTTACTATGACGCATATACTGGTGATTGAAGACAACCCAGATATACAAGAACTTATTCGTGAATTTCTAATGGCACAAAACTTTACTGTTGATGTAGTTGGTGCTGGTACAGAAGGCATTCTTCTTTTCCAAAAAAATTCATACGACCTTGTCCTCCTCGATGTAATGTTACCAGATATAGATGGCTATAGTATTTGTAAAATTATGCGAGGACAATCTGATGTACCAATCATTATGCTAACAGGCTTACATAATGAAGAAAGTGAAATTAAAGGATTTGAGTTAGGTATTGATGACTATATTACAAAACCGTTCCATTACACCGTATTTATAAAACGTGTAGAAGCTGTATTGAGAAGGGCAGCAACGAAGGAAGCAGAAGCTGCAACTATACTACAATTCCATGAATTGATGTTAAATTCTACAGCATATGCCGCTTATGTTCATGGTAATCAAATTGAATTGACTACAAAAGAATTTGAAATTATATATACTTTACTGCAAAATCGGGGAAAAGTACTATCAAGAAGTGATTTGTTGAATAAGGTATGGGGCTATGAACATTTTGGTGATGTGAGAGTTATAGATACACATATTAAAAACTTACGAAAAAAATTAGAAATTCCTTATATTAAAACGGTGAAAGGCATTGGCTACAAAATCGAATCGTAGCAAAGACAACATCACCAAAAATATATTCATCAAAACCTTATTATTTTGTATTTTGTTATCACTTTGTCTTTATCAAATTATTTATTTTCTAGCCTCAAATTACGATAAAGATCGTTTGAGAGCGTCTGGAACACAAACTGCGGAACAAGCGGAATCAGACAAACAAAACGACCAAAGTAAAACAAAGCAAAATAAAGCTGTGTCAGAGAGTAGCATCTCTAATTTTCAATCTTCTCAAATAGACATGAATACACTCTCTACAGCCATCAATCATCTTTTGCAGCCTAGCCAAACTGCAAAAGCAAAAGAACATGCACAAAATATTCCGGGGAAAAGTAACACAACGTCTTCACTTACAGAAGCGGAAAAGCAAGTTACTAACAATGATGCCTTACATACACAAAATGCAGCAAGTAAAACAAATGATACACATGATAATCCATCGTTAACAGATGTGTTGCAGCAATTAGCTCCACATATTGGGGCGACAATGCTTGCATTATCTCTGCTTGGATCTTTAATCTACGCAAAAATAATCGCCAAACCTTTCCAATATATGAGCGATGCTTTAAAAGATATTATGAATCTTGATTTCTCAGATAAAAAGCTACTTAACAAAAATACAGATCAAACAGATTTTAATTTGCAAGTAGCTGCCTCACAAGTACCTACTATTGTGAAAAATTTACATGAAAGCAATCAAGATTTAAGAAATGAAATCAAGAAGGAACAACAATTAGAACAATCTCGTAAAGAATTTATGTCTATGATATCCCATGAATTAAAAACACCAATCGCAGCCGTTATGGGACAACTCGATGGCATGATTCACGGAATTGGCGCTTATAAAGATAGAGATAAATATTTAAAACGTTCATATGAGATGATGCAAGATATTAACATATTAACGGAAAAGGTGTCAGAATTATCCAAAATACAAAACCCTCAATTTAAACCCAATTTAAAAGTTATCTCATTGACTAATATTATTGAGGACGTTATAAAGAAAGTAGATTATTTTGTATCTGTAAAACAATTAAATGTTCAATCTAACATTAAACAAGATGTACAAATTTTAGCTGATCCTAAATTTATGCAAACTGCTATTTTTAACATTATTTCAAACGCAATTCATTATACAATTGACCATCAGCATGTATATATAAAGCTTTATGAAAAGCCAAACGGTTACGCATTAGAAGTATTAAATACAGGTTCTCAAATTGATGAAGATAAACTTGCCCATTTATTTGAGCCATTCTATCGCGCAAATCCTGACAAACATGGCTTAGTACAAGGTAGTGGTCTTGGGTTATATATTGTAAAACAAATATTAGATAAACATCAGTTTCCTTATGGAATACAAAACACACCTCAAGGTGTAAAATGCTCCATTGTATTCCCAAAGGCAATGTAAAACCTATTGTAATTTCATACCCCAAATTCATACTTTGTATGAATGGCGGAATTTTGTAGAGTATGTTACTCTGTTTCGTTCGCCCGTTGTCCTTATTTGGATAGCGGGCGTTTTTTATTTTAAAAGGAGGATTTTTATGGAGAAGTTTAAGTATTCACTACTCGTTTTACTCGGTGCTTGTAGCTACGGCGTGCTTTCAACTATTTTCAAACTCGGATTTATTAACGGATTTTCAGCACATCAACTATTAGGGGGACAATATGTCTTCGGATGGATTGGACTACTTCTGCTCGTTCTTTTCTTTTCACGCCATAAAGTAACAAAAAAGCAATTCTTGTCATTATTAACAGTCGGCACAACAATGAGTATGACTGGTATTTTCTATGCTATTTCTGTAGAAGAACTGCCAGCATCTATCGCTGTCGTTCTACTCTTCCAGTTCACATGGATCGGAGTAGTCATCGAAGCTATTGCAAATCGAACGTTTCCAAGTCGTGAAAAAGTTATATCTATCATCATTTTATTCACTGGTACATTGTTTGCTGGCGGTGTCTTTGAAGGTCTAGGAGAAAGTTTTTCTACGAAAGGTATTATCTTTGGATTATTAGCTGCTGTCTCTTTTTCATTCTATGTTTTTGCAAGTGGACGCGTTGCTACAGATGTTCCGCCTTATACGAAAAGCTTTCTCATGACAACAAGTGCTACCCTTATCGTCTGCCTATTCTTCCCGCCAACCTTTTTAACAGATGGTGCCCTGCAAGCCGGTCTATGGAAATATGCTTTCTTCCTCGGATTGTTCGGCGTTGTCGTACCTGTCATTTGTTTTTCAATTGGTGTACCGAAAGTCGGAATAGGACTTGGTACAATATTAGGAGCAGCTGAATTACCAACGGCCATTATCGCTTCTATTACACTTGTACATGAAGTTGTAACGCTTATGCAGTGGATTGGAATTATATTTATATTGTTTGGTATTTTCACTCCTCAGCTCCTTACGTATAGAAAAGAAAACAAACATAATCGTGTGCATAGTGCATAAGAAAAGACCTTTCATTTACTTGAAAGGTCTTTTCTCTCTCGTTCACTTTACCGCTCCATACAGTTTCTCTATCTCATGCTCAATTTGTTTTACATCGATTCGTTCAAATAATGGCTGCACGCTATCAATTCTATTGGGCAACGTATTTTGCGGTTCCCAATTTCGTTTAACAATCGACAATGTGTTTCGAACTCTTTCACTTGAAAATGGTAAAAATGGTTCAAGGAGATTTGCAAAATTAGCGATAAGATAAACACAATTATAAATCGTTTCTTCACATGAAACTGGATCATCTTCTCTTTGTTTCCAAGGCTGCTTTTCGTCAAAGTATTTATTTGCAAAACGTACTGCATCAAATAATGTTTCTAGAGCCACTTTAAATTTAGTTTGCTCAATTGATTCTCCTACATTTATATATAATCCTTCTATCTTCTCTTTCAGCTCTACATGAATAGTTCCCTTCGGTACAACGCCATCATAGTACTTTTCAATAAACTTTAATGTCCGGTTCACAAAGTTCCCATATGCACCTAACAATTCACTATTATGACTGTAAATAAACTCACGCCACGAAAAATCAGTATCACGATTTTCTGGTGCATTTACTGTTAAAAAGTAACGAATCGAATCTGGATCATAGCTTTCTAATATATCAGGTACCCATACTGCCCAGTTTTTACTTGTCGATAATTTTCTTTTTTCTACCGTTAAATACTCATTTGAAACGATATGACGAGGAATTGCTTCTTCTCCTATTCCAAGTAATACCGCTGGCCAGATGATAGAGTGAAATGGAATATTATCCTTTCCGTGTACATAATACGTTTTCGTTTCTTTATCCCAAAACTCTTGGTCATCTTTCCCTGTTTTTTCAGCCCAATGTTTACTTGCAGAATAATATCCTGTCACTGCTTCAATCCATACGTAAATTTTTTTATCTTCATACCCTTCTACTGGAATTGGTACCCCGATTGGTAAATCACGTGATACAGCCCTATCTAGTAATCCTTCCTTAACATATCTCTCTGTTAGTTGAATCGCATTGTCACGCCATGCCCCTGTTTGCTTTGCGATTTCTACATCCCTTTTAACTTGCTCCTGAAATGTATGCAATGCGAAATAGAAATGCTCTGTTTCCTGTACAGATGGCGTACTACCACATAACTTACATTTCTTTTCTAACAAATCGAGTGGATCTAAAATGGCCGAACAAGCATCACATTGATCTCCTCTTGCTGCTTCATGGCAATGAGGACAAACTCCTTCTACGTAACGATCTGGTAAAAACTGTGTACACGTTTCGCAATATGCTTGTTCCACTGTTTTTTTATAAATATAACCTTCCTCTAATAAACGTAAAAAAACTTTTTGAACTGTTTCATGATGATGCTCGCTATCTGTACGTGTATAGCAATCATAAGTAAAACCAAGACTATGAAAACATCGCTCAAACTCTTCGTGATACTTATCAGCAATTTCTACCACCGTCACACCTTCTTGTTTTGCTCTAATTGTAATGGGTGTTCCATTACAATCACTTCCTGAAACATACAACACATTCTCACCTTTTGCCCTGTAATAACGTGCTAAAATATCTCCCGGTAACAAACTAGCAATATGCCCAAGATGTAACGAACCATTTGCATACGGCCAAGCGCCTCCAATAAAAATACTCATCTTACATTCCTCCTTTTAAATATAAAAAAGCCCCACCCTTATCTTAAAAAAGATAAGGGCGGGGCTGTATAAACAGTCGCGGTACCACCTTATTTCGCCAATTACTCACATAATTAGCCTTAACAAGTACGGAGCTATGTGCTCTTATACTGTGGTTTTGATAACGAGTACCAACTCTCGTCGCCGCCTACTATTATCATTTGATAAGTTCAGGACGAAGCTCAAAGGCCATTGTTCAAATGAGTATTCTTGCTTCTTCTCACCTACCGAAGCTCTCTGGAAAGAATGGTTTCATCCTACTTTTCCTTTTCAACGCTTTTACGTATAACACGTATTTTACGACTTAATTACAGAAAAATCAAACTCTATTTCAAAAAACAGGAAATCCCATCTTCCTGCCGAATAACTATACGTTCACAAAAGGAGTGATAATATTGAATCAAAAACAACTAAGCGCACGTAATGAAAAAAGCTGGAATGCAGCTGCTTATGAAGCTTGGACGAATCGCCACGGGGCGCCAGTTGATTATGCGAAAAAGATTATGGAAGAGCCCACACGCGAAGTAGCACATTATTTACCTTACATACAATCGCCAAAAGGAAAACGTATTATTAATTTACTCGGGTCAAAAGGAAATAAAGCCGTCGCTCTTTCCCTATTAGGATCTGACGTAACAGTTGTTGATATTTCAGCGAGTAATGCCAAATATGCAAATGAACTTGCAGAAGCCGCTGGTGTCTCTATCCAATACATCGTCTCTGATGTACTGGATGTAAATCTTTCCGAATCATTTGATGTCGTCTTGCT
This region includes:
- a CDS encoding DUF3169 family protein; translated protein: MKSKRKKQFDFVGKIALSMMGGFLTSYIALDLLSDEPRKLSSNLFIGVCTIFGILMMYYTWKNTRMLAEARDEEESVQGRKLGIISIYLRVGDIVTQAWFVYAVITCRRALVQDTNVSFAVWNLVASIVCLTTVVIIGLITKNRYNKLYPEQGVTYMESMKMWTKNADEGLKHIVHEAGYKAYEFTNTILAYVWWAAVIYTAASNIDFVLIGLISFIWILHLGKFMYEMQRKMIY
- a CDS encoding helix-turn-helix transcriptional regulator, translated to MKLQNRVRELRAKHRLSQGDLGKAIGSSRQTISLIERGDYAPSIVLSLKIAKIFNVPVEEIFTLVEGEEDDEE
- a CDS encoding DedA family protein; the protein is MEWVHELFQQYGYYVVLVGLLLEYIALPFPGEPTLAYAGFLAQKGDLSLPILIILSFIGTSVGMTIQYFLGNKLGMPFVQKYGKYVFLTQRKIDLTRMWFDKYGYFLIFIGFFIPGVRHFTGYFAGIINLPFRRFAITIYSGALFWVSFFLIGGYWLGGNLHDIFGVLEGHIGKIIFGVIVIVAITLGIRFRKQLKRVLLQNAS
- a CDS encoding DUF3978 family protein, translated to MEAYKMHDFINTNVESHQNETVFNLQICETNEFDVSLTKSTTLSFIVSKKNIKIVTRKWVNSNPESMIGKSYIIPTKAFHYFLPIISETEDELNIQVQSFGLHGELLLNERLLIDKNNKCNPKITTFFETLDENVNQALRGLQIHCM
- a CDS encoding L,D-transpeptidase is translated as MKKLLLSALLSLGFLTLPFTTAEAATTKDQLIVNTQLNKMDYYQNGKFIKSFTVATGKAATPTPKGTFQIVNKIKNRPYYTGKIKGGDPRNPLGDRWLGLNMAGTYGTTYAIHGTNNNQAIGKATTLGCIRMFNNDIHWLFERIQQQATVTVN
- a CDS encoding response regulator transcription factor is translated as MTHILVIEDNPDIQELIREFLMAQNFTVDVVGAGTEGILLFQKNSYDLVLLDVMLPDIDGYSICKIMRGQSDVPIIMLTGLHNEESEIKGFELGIDDYITKPFHYTVFIKRVEAVLRRAATKEAEAATILQFHELMLNSTAYAAYVHGNQIELTTKEFEIIYTLLQNRGKVLSRSDLLNKVWGYEHFGDVRVIDTHIKNLRKKLEIPYIKTVKGIGYKIES
- a CDS encoding sensor histidine kinase; its protein translation is MATKSNRSKDNITKNIFIKTLLFCILLSLCLYQIIYFLASNYDKDRLRASGTQTAEQAESDKQNDQSKTKQNKAVSESSISNFQSSQIDMNTLSTAINHLLQPSQTAKAKEHAQNIPGKSNTTSSLTEAEKQVTNNDALHTQNAASKTNDTHDNPSLTDVLQQLAPHIGATMLALSLLGSLIYAKIIAKPFQYMSDALKDIMNLDFSDKKLLNKNTDQTDFNLQVAASQVPTIVKNLHESNQDLRNEIKKEQQLEQSRKEFMSMISHELKTPIAAVMGQLDGMIHGIGAYKDRDKYLKRSYEMMQDINILTEKVSELSKIQNPQFKPNLKVISLTNIIEDVIKKVDYFVSVKQLNVQSNIKQDVQILADPKFMQTAIFNIISNAIHYTIDHQHVYIKLYEKPNGYALEVLNTGSQIDEDKLAHLFEPFYRANPDKHGLVQGSGLGLYIVKQILDKHQFPYGIQNTPQGVKCSIVFPKAM
- a CDS encoding EamA family transporter, encoding MEKFKYSLLVLLGACSYGVLSTIFKLGFINGFSAHQLLGGQYVFGWIGLLLLVLFFSRHKVTKKQFLSLLTVGTTMSMTGIFYAISVEELPASIAVVLLFQFTWIGVVIEAIANRTFPSREKVISIIILFTGTLFAGGVFEGLGESFSTKGIIFGLLAAVSFSFYVFASGRVATDVPPYTKSFLMTTSATLIVCLFFPPTFLTDGALQAGLWKYAFFLGLFGVVVPVICFSIGVPKVGIGLGTILGAAELPTAIIASITLVHEVVTLMQWIGIIFILFGIFTPQLLTYRKENKHNRVHSA
- the metG gene encoding methionine--tRNA ligase, coding for MSIFIGGAWPYANGSLHLGHIASLLPGDILARYYRAKGENVLYVSGSDCNGTPITIRAKQEGVTVVEIADKYHEEFERCFHSLGFTYDCYTRTDSEHHHETVQKVFLRLLEEGYIYKKTVEQAYCETCTQFLPDRYVEGVCPHCHEAARGDQCDACSAILDPLDLLEKKCKLCGSTPSVQETEHFYFALHTFQEQVKRDVEIAKQTGAWRDNAIQLTERYVKEGLLDRAVSRDLPIGVPIPVEGYEDKKIYVWIEAVTGYYSASKHWAEKTGKDDQEFWDKETKTYYVHGKDNIPFHSIIWPAVLLGIGEEAIPRHIVSNEYLTVEKRKLSTSKNWAVWVPDILESYDPDSIRYFLTVNAPENRDTDFSWREFIYSHNSELLGAYGNFVNRTLKFIEKYYDGVVPKGTIHVELKEKIEGLYINVGESIEQTKFKVALETLFDAVRFANKYFDEKQPWKQREDDPVSCEETIYNCVYLIANFANLLEPFLPFSSERVRNTLSIVKRNWEPQNTLPNRIDSVQPLFERIDVKQIEHEIEKLYGAVK